Proteins co-encoded in one Methylobacterium sp. WL1 genomic window:
- a CDS encoding MFS transporter, whose protein sequence is MAAFLWIPFARRTASTRAPSAGRLLRDPLAWWVTGFMGLQSSLAYTLFGWLPLLLQARGLSALDAGLYASLMTLVQAPGALITAMLAARARDQRAWIVAIPGLTAAAFLVLAFGPETLRIPAACVLGFGIGGCFGLGLTLIVLRSADAASAAGLSAMAQGIGYTGACLGPLAFGLAHEATGGWGLAGGLFVTIAVAAILVGQAAGRDRKVSAAAPEAARTPLQPVTVLNSSDPARSA, encoded by the coding sequence GTGGCGGCCTTCCTGTGGATTCCCTTCGCCCGCCGCACGGCCTCGACCCGGGCGCCCTCTGCCGGGCGGCTTCTGCGCGACCCGCTGGCCTGGTGGGTCACGGGCTTCATGGGCCTGCAATCCTCCCTGGCCTACACGCTGTTCGGCTGGCTGCCGCTGCTGCTCCAGGCGCGCGGCCTCTCAGCCCTGGATGCCGGCCTCTACGCATCGCTGATGACCTTGGTTCAGGCGCCCGGTGCGCTGATCACCGCCATGCTGGCAGCCCGCGCGCGGGACCAGCGCGCCTGGATCGTCGCGATCCCGGGGCTCACCGCGGCGGCGTTCCTGGTGCTGGCCTTCGGACCCGAGACCCTGCGGATCCCGGCGGCCTGCGTCCTCGGCTTCGGCATCGGCGGCTGCTTCGGCCTGGGGCTGACCCTGATCGTCCTGCGCTCCGCCGATGCCGCCAGCGCGGCCGGCCTCTCCGCCATGGCGCAGGGCATCGGCTATACCGGCGCCTGCCTCGGGCCCCTCGCCTTCGGGCTCGCCCACGAGGCGACCGGCGGTTGGGGTCTCGCCGGAGGGCTGTTCGTCACGATCGCGGTCGCCGCGATCCTGGTCGGCCAAGCCGCCGGCCGCGATCGCAAGGTCAGCGCCGCCGCGCCGGAGGCCGCACGCACGCCACTCCAGCCGGTGACCGTGCTCAACAGCTCGGATCCCGCGCGCAGCGCCTGA
- a CDS encoding LysR substrate-binding domain-containing protein produces the protein MNLSGLSLRDLEYVVAIADEGHFGRAAERCNVSQPTLSVQVRKLEASLGVTLFERSNRRVLLTEAGQGIVRQSRVVLAEAQRLLALATEGRGSPLTGRLVLAAIQTLGPYFFPLVLRPLRQQYPLLTLSLSESRTAEIVEGLRDGRIDAALVSLPLPPVGLAVAPLFVEPFWLACPAEHALARGGALSATEIAGPDLLLLDEGNCLRDQAIAACGAGSSMGRHATSLETLRSMVAAGTGYTLLPALAVPAGPDPTGLTVTRAFDVDGPGRTIALAWRASDPRAPGLANLAAFFRAHAPAGTAACRDGAA, from the coding sequence ATGAACCTGTCGGGCCTGTCGCTGCGCGATCTGGAATATGTGGTGGCCATCGCCGACGAGGGCCATTTCGGCCGGGCGGCCGAGCGCTGCAACGTCAGCCAGCCGACCTTGAGCGTCCAGGTCCGCAAGCTCGAGGCCTCCCTGGGCGTGACCCTGTTCGAGCGCTCGAACCGCCGTGTCCTCCTCACGGAGGCCGGACAGGGGATTGTCCGGCAATCGCGCGTCGTCCTGGCCGAGGCCCAGAGGCTCCTGGCGCTGGCGACCGAGGGGCGCGGCTCGCCGCTCACCGGGCGGCTGGTGCTGGCGGCGATCCAGACGCTGGGACCCTACTTCTTCCCGCTCGTGCTGCGGCCGCTGCGCCAGCAATACCCGCTGCTGACACTGTCGCTGTCGGAATCCCGCACCGCCGAGATCGTCGAGGGCCTGCGCGACGGGCGCATCGACGCCGCCCTAGTCTCCCTGCCTCTGCCTCCGGTCGGGCTGGCGGTGGCGCCGCTCTTCGTCGAGCCGTTCTGGCTGGCCTGCCCGGCCGAGCATGCGCTGGCCCGCGGCGGCGCCCTGTCGGCCACGGAGATCGCCGGGCCGGACCTGCTGCTGCTCGACGAGGGCAACTGCCTGCGCGACCAGGCGATCGCGGCCTGCGGCGCCGGTTCCTCCATGGGGCGCCACGCCACCAGCCTGGAGACCCTCCGCTCGATGGTGGCGGCGGGGACCGGTTACACCCTGCTGCCGGCGCTCGCCGTGCCCGCCGGCCCCGACCCGACCGGCTTGACCGTCACGCGCGCCTTCGACGTCGACGGGCCCGGCCGCACCATCGCGTTGGCCTGGCGGGCGAGCGATCCCCGCGCCCCCGGGCTGGCAAACCTGGCGGCGTTCTTTCGGGCGCACGCACCGGCCGGCACGGCTGCGTGCCGGGATGGGGCGGCATAG
- the ilvA gene encoding threonine ammonia-lyase, biosynthetic: MTDYIRKILTARVYDVAIESPLDPMPRMTKRLGRPVLLKREDLQPVFSFKLRGAYNKMSGLSPDQIARGVVCASAGNHAQGVALASAKLGARAVIVMPRTTPSIKVDACRARGAEVVLHGDAFDEALAHAKILEAEQGLTFLHPFDDPEVIAGQGTIGKEILEQHTGPIEAIFVPVGGGGLAAGIATFVKYLRPGTKVIGVEPEDAACMAAALAAGTRVSLPSVGLFADGVAVRQAGEETFRLCREHLDEVITVDTDAMCAAVKDIFDDTRAVSEPSGALSLAGAKLYAEREGGDGTLIAISSGANLNFDRLRHIAERAEIGEQREVLLGVSIPEQPGAYRAFIRALGPRAITEFNYRHAPGSEAQIFVGINIAGGKREKQGLIGDLREAGYRVLDMSDNEMAKVHVRYMVGGRAVGVAHERLFRFQFPERPGALMKFLDALGPGFDITLFHYRNHGADYGRVLAGIAVPPAERTRFDAAIEALGYPATDETENPAYRLFLDGEAA, from the coding sequence ATGACCGACTACATCCGCAAGATCCTGACCGCCCGCGTCTACGACGTGGCGATCGAGAGCCCGCTCGATCCGATGCCCCGGATGACGAAGCGGCTCGGCCGGCCCGTGCTGCTCAAGCGCGAGGACCTGCAGCCGGTCTTCTCGTTCAAGCTGCGCGGCGCCTACAACAAGATGTCGGGCCTGAGCCCGGACCAGATCGCCCGGGGCGTGGTCTGCGCCTCCGCGGGCAACCATGCGCAGGGCGTGGCGCTGGCGTCGGCCAAGCTCGGGGCCCGGGCGGTGATCGTGATGCCGCGCACCACCCCGTCGATCAAGGTCGATGCCTGCCGGGCCCGCGGCGCCGAGGTGGTGCTGCACGGTGACGCGTTCGACGAGGCCCTGGCCCACGCCAAGATCCTGGAGGCCGAGCAGGGGCTGACCTTCCTGCACCCGTTCGACGATCCCGAGGTCATCGCCGGCCAGGGGACCATCGGCAAGGAGATCCTGGAGCAGCATACCGGGCCGATCGAGGCGATCTTCGTGCCGGTGGGCGGCGGCGGGCTGGCCGCCGGGATCGCGACCTTCGTGAAGTACCTGCGGCCCGGCACCAAGGTGATCGGCGTCGAGCCCGAGGATGCCGCCTGCATGGCGGCTGCGCTCGCCGCCGGCACCCGGGTCAGCCTGCCCTCGGTCGGGCTGTTCGCCGACGGCGTCGCCGTGCGCCAAGCCGGCGAGGAGACCTTCCGGCTCTGCCGGGAGCATCTCGACGAAGTCATCACGGTGGACACCGACGCCATGTGCGCGGCGGTGAAGGATATCTTCGACGACACCCGGGCGGTGTCGGAGCCGTCCGGGGCGCTGAGCCTCGCCGGGGCCAAGCTCTACGCCGAGCGCGAGGGCGGCGACGGCACCCTGATCGCGATCTCTTCGGGGGCGAACCTCAACTTCGACCGCCTGCGCCATATCGCCGAGCGGGCGGAGATCGGCGAGCAGCGCGAGGTCCTGCTCGGCGTCTCCATCCCGGAGCAGCCCGGCGCCTACCGGGCGTTCATCAGGGCGCTCGGGCCGCGGGCGATCACCGAGTTCAACTACCGCCACGCCCCGGGCTCCGAGGCGCAGATCTTCGTGGGCATCAACATCGCCGGCGGCAAGCGCGAGAAGCAGGGACTGATCGGCGACCTGCGCGAGGCCGGCTACCGCGTGCTCGACATGAGCGACAATGAGATGGCGAAGGTCCATGTCCGCTACATGGTCGGCGGCCGGGCGGTGGGCGTCGCGCACGAGCGGCTGTTCCGCTTCCAGTTCCCGGAGCGGCCGGGCGCGCTGATGAAGTTCCTGGACGCGCTGGGGCCGGGCTTCGACATCACCCTGTTCCACTACCGCAACCACGGCGCCGATTACGGCCGGGTCCTCGCCGGCATCGCGGTGCCGCCGGCCGAGCGCACACGGTTCGATGCGGCGATCGAGGCGTTGGGCTACCCGGCCACCGACGAGACCGAGAATCCGGCCTATCGCCTCTTCCTGGACGGCGAGGCGGCCTGA
- a CDS encoding diacylglycerol kinase yields MNALVLAFLNSWRGLRHGARTERAVRQELVLLALGVPVALLLGATLWVRVALMVSLLLMLAAEFLNTAVEKLCDHVHPGHHPMIGTVKDLASAGTFMAQMAALLVWVAALVERVG; encoded by the coding sequence ATGAACGCCCTCGTCCTCGCCTTCCTCAATTCCTGGCGCGGCCTGCGCCACGGCGCCCGCACCGAGCGGGCGGTGCGGCAGGAGCTGGTGCTGCTGGCGCTCGGCGTGCCGGTGGCCCTGCTGCTGGGCGCGACCCTCTGGGTCCGGGTCGCCCTGATGGTGAGCCTGCTGCTGATGCTGGCCGCCGAGTTCCTCAACACCGCCGTGGAGAAGCTCTGCGACCACGTCCACCCCGGCCACCACCCGATGATCGGCACCGTGAAGGATCTGGCCTCGGCCGGGACCTTCATGGCCCAGATGGCGGCGCTGCTGGTGTGGGTGGCGGCGCTCGTGGAGCGGGTGGGGTGA
- a CDS encoding catalase encodes MSDQRPILTTRQGHPVRDNQSTRTVGERGPATLENYQFIEKITHFDRERIPERVVHARGAGAHGYFEAYGKIGNEPASKYTRARVLNETGVKTPMFVRFSTVAGAKESPETERDPRGFAVKFKTVDGNWDLVGNNLKVFFIRDAIKFPDMIHAFKPDPVTNRQEAWRFFDFVAQHPEAIHMVTHLKSPWGIPANYREMEGSGVNTYKLVNDQGEAVLCKFHWEPKQGVRNLTSAQAAEIQGKDVGHATRDLYDNIKAGNFPEWEFCVQIMPDGPNDHLSFDPLDDTKLWPVDQFPLLPVGRMVLDRVPDNFFAEVEQSAFGTGVLVDGIDFSDDKMLQGRTLSYSDTQRYRVGANYLQLPINAPQPGVKVYSNQRDGQMTYGVDGTGPNKHINYEPSTLAEGLREAPKPAKDYHQPVDGKLGRYQTSRTEDDYTQAGVRYRSFQDWEREDLIANLVGDMKQCPEAIQLRMVWHFWHADEDYGRRVAEGAGIDLEKAKALPPLPGRAAPGKRLQSETYTDGSQAHRVAAE; translated from the coding sequence ATGAGCGATCAACGCCCGATCCTGACTACACGCCAGGGCCATCCGGTCCGCGACAACCAGAGCACCCGGACGGTCGGCGAGCGCGGCCCGGCGACGCTCGAGAACTACCAGTTCATCGAGAAGATCACGCATTTCGACCGTGAGCGGATCCCGGAGCGCGTGGTCCATGCCCGCGGCGCCGGCGCCCACGGCTACTTCGAGGCCTACGGCAAGATCGGCAACGAGCCGGCCTCCAAGTACACCCGCGCCCGCGTGCTGAACGAGACCGGCGTGAAGACGCCGATGTTCGTGCGCTTCTCGACGGTGGCCGGCGCCAAGGAGAGCCCGGAGACCGAGCGCGACCCGCGCGGTTTCGCGGTGAAGTTCAAGACCGTCGACGGCAATTGGGACCTGGTCGGCAACAACCTGAAGGTGTTCTTCATCCGGGACGCGATCAAGTTCCCCGACATGATCCACGCCTTCAAGCCGGACCCGGTGACCAACCGCCAGGAAGCGTGGCGCTTCTTCGACTTCGTGGCCCAGCACCCCGAAGCGATCCACATGGTGACGCACCTCAAGTCGCCCTGGGGCATCCCGGCTAACTATCGCGAGATGGAGGGCTCCGGCGTCAACACCTACAAGCTGGTCAACGACCAGGGTGAGGCCGTGCTCTGCAAGTTCCATTGGGAGCCGAAGCAGGGCGTGCGCAACCTGACCTCCGCGCAGGCCGCGGAGATCCAGGGCAAGGACGTCGGCCACGCGACCCGCGACCTCTACGACAACATCAAGGCTGGCAACTTCCCGGAGTGGGAGTTCTGCGTGCAGATCATGCCGGACGGCCCGAACGACCACCTGTCGTTCGATCCGCTGGACGACACGAAGCTGTGGCCGGTGGACCAGTTCCCGCTGCTGCCGGTGGGCCGCATGGTGCTGGATCGGGTGCCGGACAACTTCTTCGCCGAGGTCGAGCAGTCGGCGTTCGGCACCGGCGTCCTGGTCGACGGCATCGACTTCTCGGACGACAAGATGCTGCAGGGCCGGACGCTGTCCTACTCGGACACGCAGCGCTACCGCGTCGGCGCCAACTACCTCCAGCTGCCGATCAACGCGCCGCAGCCGGGCGTGAAGGTCTACTCGAACCAGCGGGACGGCCAGATGACCTATGGGGTCGATGGGACCGGACCGAACAAGCACATCAACTACGAGCCCTCGACGCTCGCCGAGGGCCTGCGCGAGGCCCCGAAGCCGGCCAAGGACTATCACCAGCCGGTGGACGGCAAGCTCGGCCGCTATCAGACCTCGCGCACCGAGGACGACTACACCCAGGCCGGAGTCCGGTACCGCTCGTTCCAGGACTGGGAGCGTGAGGACCTGATCGCCAATCTCGTGGGCGACATGAAGCAGTGCCCGGAAGCCATCCAGTTGCGGATGGTCTGGCACTTCTGGCACGCCGACGAAGATTACGGCCGCCGCGTCGCCGAGGGTGCGGGCATCGATCTGGAGAAGGCCAAGGCCCTGCCGCCGCTGCCCGGCCGCGCCGCCCCGGGCAAGCGCCTGCAGTCCGAGACCTACACGGACGGCTCGCAGGCCCACCGGGTCGCCGCCGAGTAG
- a CDS encoding AbrB family transcriptional regulator, whose protein sequence is MPSSRSLGLWAALAVASAAVSLGLLHAGFPAALLLGPMIAAIAFGVGGSRLHVPRFAFNAAQAMIGCLVAHAVTGQIAQTLFEDGPLIVAVVLVTVAASGLVGWILTRLRVLPGTTAAWGSSPGGASAMVAMAEDFGADPRLVAFMQYVRVAAVVFSASLAARFLMEAPVPGAAAGAAEVTGALSLLATLAVAVVGAGVALSLRVPAGAQIGPMVLGSLLHASGLVRMSLPAPILELAYACIGIYVGLRFTRETLRLTFSALPGILAATFSVITLCGAWGWGLTFLLPIDLLTAVLATSPGGLDSVAIIAVGSKADVSFVLAVQTLRLFVVLLTGPLLAKWISRSVPEGAAR, encoded by the coding sequence TTGCCCTCCTCCCGCAGCCTCGGCCTCTGGGCCGCCCTTGCCGTCGCGTCGGCGGCCGTCTCGCTCGGCCTGCTGCACGCGGGGTTCCCCGCCGCGCTCCTGCTCGGGCCGATGATCGCGGCGATCGCCTTCGGGGTCGGTGGCTCCCGCCTGCACGTGCCGCGCTTCGCCTTCAACGCCGCGCAGGCGATGATCGGCTGTCTGGTGGCCCATGCCGTGACCGGGCAGATCGCCCAGACCTTGTTCGAGGACGGGCCGCTGATCGTCGCCGTGGTGCTGGTGACGGTGGCGGCGAGCGGCCTCGTCGGCTGGATCCTCACGCGGTTGCGGGTGCTGCCCGGGACCACGGCGGCCTGGGGTTCCTCCCCCGGCGGCGCCTCCGCCATGGTGGCGATGGCCGAGGATTTCGGCGCCGATCCGCGGCTCGTGGCCTTCATGCAGTATGTACGGGTCGCCGCCGTGGTGTTCTCGGCCTCGCTGGCCGCTCGGTTCCTGATGGAGGCGCCGGTCCCGGGCGCCGCCGCCGGGGCGGCCGAGGTGACCGGAGCGCTCTCGCTGCTGGCGACGCTGGCGGTCGCGGTGGTCGGGGCCGGCGTCGCCCTGTCCCTCCGGGTCCCGGCCGGCGCGCAGATCGGCCCGATGGTGCTCGGCAGCCTGCTCCATGCCAGCGGCCTGGTGCGGATGTCCCTGCCGGCACCGATCCTCGAACTCGCCTACGCCTGCATCGGCATCTATGTCGGCCTGCGCTTCACCCGCGAAACCCTGCGGCTGACCTTTTCCGCCCTGCCCGGCATCCTGGCCGCGACCTTCTCGGTGATCACCCTGTGCGGCGCCTGGGGCTGGGGCCTGACCTTCCTGTTGCCGATCGACCTGCTCACCGCCGTGTTGGCCACCAGTCCGGGCGGGCTCGATTCCGTGGCGATCATCGCGGTCGGCTCGAAGGCGGACGTGTCCTTCGTGCTGGCCGTGCAGACGCTGCGCCTGTTCGTGGTGCTGCTGACCGGGCCGCTTCTGGCCAAGTGGATCAGCCGGTCGGTGCCGGAGGGCGCCGCCCGATGA
- a CDS encoding argininosuccinate lyase: MRRRLIATLFALLAPAAARAEPHDSFARIDAIDRASLVMTVEAGIVPHDLGARIARALDQVAADAARPGAERPDDYLRIEPLITAIAGPDATRMHSGRSRQDIIPTVLKLDQRDRLLDLAEALDKTRAALLDVAGREADTIVPAYTNGVQAQPTTLGHYLLGYAGALARDGDRLRETWARVNLSPLGAAALGTSSFPVDRVRLAGLLGFDAAVENSYDAGQLAPMDLGLELTGLSANLATTAGSFAQDLYAQYHQTRPWILLREGALTGPSSIMPQKRNPVALYSLRMKASDVVGAAQAFVIMAHNVDSGMPDYKRNQAEPPGRTVSEAAETCRRWTRVLDGLVIDRERAADEVAADYSTTTELADTLQREADVPFRLGHHFASELVSYGRSHDLRPADLPFTEVKRIYAEAAAGSGLKPDLPLDEARFRAALSARGMIDAAKGIGGPQAPEVRRMLAAARTRLDADRTWLADRRTALKEARTRLDAAFEDLSRGP; this comes from the coding sequence ATGCGGCGCAGACTGATCGCGACCCTCTTCGCCCTCCTCGCCCCCGCGGCGGCCCGCGCCGAGCCGCACGACAGCTTCGCCCGCATCGACGCCATAGACCGCGCCTCCCTAGTGATGACCGTAGAGGCCGGCATCGTGCCACACGATCTCGGCGCGCGGATCGCCCGCGCGCTCGATCAGGTCGCGGCGGATGCCGCCAGGCCGGGGGCCGAGCGGCCCGACGACTACCTGCGGATCGAGCCGCTGATCACCGCCATCGCCGGACCGGACGCCACCCGGATGCATTCCGGCCGCAGCCGTCAGGACATCATTCCGACCGTGCTGAAGCTCGACCAACGCGACCGGCTGCTCGACCTCGCCGAGGCCCTGGACAAGACCCGCGCCGCCCTCCTGGATGTCGCCGGGCGGGAAGCCGATACGATCGTCCCGGCCTACACCAACGGCGTGCAGGCCCAGCCGACGACGCTGGGTCATTACCTGCTCGGCTATGCGGGAGCGCTGGCCCGCGACGGGGATCGCCTGCGCGAGACCTGGGCGCGCGTGAACCTCTCGCCATTGGGGGCCGCGGCGCTCGGCACGTCGAGTTTCCCGGTCGATCGCGTCCGCCTCGCCGGGCTGCTGGGCTTCGATGCGGCGGTGGAGAACAGCTACGATGCCGGACAGCTGGCGCCCATGGATCTCGGCCTGGAGCTGACCGGCCTGTCGGCCAACCTCGCCACCACGGCCGGCAGCTTCGCGCAGGACCTCTACGCCCAGTACCACCAAACCCGGCCGTGGATCCTGCTGCGTGAGGGCGCGCTGACGGGGCCGAGCAGCATCATGCCGCAGAAGCGGAATCCCGTCGCGCTCTACAGCCTGCGCATGAAGGCAAGCGACGTGGTCGGCGCCGCGCAGGCCTTCGTCATCATGGCCCACAACGTCGATTCCGGCATGCCGGACTACAAGCGCAACCAGGCCGAGCCCCCAGGTCGGACCGTCTCCGAGGCGGCCGAGACCTGCCGGCGCTGGACCCGGGTCCTCGATGGGCTGGTGATCGACCGGGAACGGGCCGCCGACGAGGTCGCGGCCGATTATTCCACCACCACGGAGCTTGCCGACACGCTCCAGCGCGAGGCCGACGTGCCGTTCCGGCTCGGGCACCATTTCGCCTCCGAACTGGTGAGCTACGGCCGCAGCCACGACCTGCGCCCAGCCGACCTGCCGTTCACCGAGGTGAAGCGGATCTACGCGGAGGCCGCGGCCGGCTCGGGCCTCAAGCCCGACCTGCCCCTCGACGAGGCCCGGTTCCGGGCCGCCCTGTCGGCCCGCGGCATGATCGACGCCGCGAAGGGGATCGGCGGACCGCAAGCCCCGGAGGTTCGACGCATGCTGGCGGCCGCCCGGACGCGGCTCGATGCCGACCGGACCTGGCTGGCGGATCGGCGCACCGCGCTCAAGGAGGCGCGCACCCGGCTCGACGCGGCCTTCGAGGATCTCAGCCGGGGGCCGTAG